The Haloplanus sp. CK5-1 genome contains a region encoding:
- a CDS encoding DUF255 domain-containing protein — MTEGTRVEWRSWGDESFAEARDRGSPVLLALTATWCGECHEMDARTYAEPRIAANLNDGFVPVRVDVDRHPRVRERYNVGGFPSTVFCTPDGDRIAGAGFLGPDGMRQVIDRVRERWDESGFDAGRVPRSLAGDPPPSGAVTDRIEEHLAGRLDEAFDAENGGWGDTPKFPLPRTIEFALKRDPVKARQTVDAVARGLFDEERGGFYRYARGRDWSDPDRAKLLADNAALVRAFAHAYCYTGEEHYRDRAERTVDYLIDVLWNGSAFGGSQGPADDGEPRTDLTAFADSNALAVDALLVLSSYTDADRPREYARRTLSTLRSTFVDDGVVRHHVDADAPTLLLSDGARTVAAGVRAAQVLGDADALAVARDVADRTVEALFADGCFRDGPAEGSGLLDRPLRPLDDNVEMADALLDLSILTGDDRYRDVASEAVGAFAGAWDRFGVRVAGYGSVAARLCRDPLVISVATDPGPGSDLHRAALRVADHEKVVRPAAEDADPGTAVVRVGERSRTVTTPSDLVDCVATLVE; from the coding sequence ATGACCGAGGGCACGCGCGTTGAGTGGCGGTCGTGGGGCGACGAGTCGTTCGCCGAAGCCCGCGACCGGGGGTCGCCCGTACTGCTCGCCCTGACGGCGACGTGGTGTGGGGAGTGTCACGAGATGGACGCCCGGACGTACGCCGAGCCACGGATCGCGGCCAACCTGAACGACGGGTTCGTGCCCGTCCGCGTCGACGTGGACCGCCACCCGCGGGTCCGGGAGCGGTACAACGTCGGCGGCTTCCCGTCGACGGTGTTCTGTACGCCCGACGGCGACCGCATCGCCGGCGCGGGCTTTCTCGGCCCCGACGGCATGCGACAGGTGATCGACCGGGTACGCGAGCGCTGGGACGAGAGCGGGTTCGACGCCGGCCGGGTCCCGCGGTCGCTCGCCGGCGACCCGCCGCCGTCGGGGGCGGTGACCGACCGCATCGAGGAACACCTCGCCGGCCGACTCGACGAGGCGTTCGACGCCGAGAACGGCGGCTGGGGCGACACACCCAAGTTTCCCCTGCCCCGAACCATCGAGTTCGCGCTCAAGCGCGACCCCGTGAAGGCCCGGCAGACCGTAGACGCCGTCGCCCGCGGCCTGTTCGACGAGGAGCGTGGCGGCTTCTACCGCTACGCCCGGGGTCGGGACTGGTCCGACCCCGACCGCGCGAAACTCCTCGCGGACAACGCCGCACTCGTGCGGGCGTTCGCCCACGCCTATTGCTACACCGGCGAGGAGCACTACCGCGACCGGGCCGAGCGAACCGTCGACTACCTGATCGACGTGCTCTGGAACGGATCGGCGTTCGGCGGGAGTCAGGGGCCCGCTGACGACGGCGAACCCCGGACGGACCTGACGGCCTTCGCCGACTCGAACGCCCTCGCGGTCGACGCCCTGCTCGTCCTCTCGTCGTACACCGACGCCGACCGTCCCCGCGAGTACGCCCGCCGGACGCTCTCGACGCTCCGCTCGACGTTCGTCGACGACGGCGTCGTCCGCCACCACGTGGACGCCGACGCCCCGACGCTCCTGCTGTCCGACGGGGCACGGACGGTCGCCGCCGGCGTCCGCGCGGCGCAGGTCCTCGGCGACGCCGACGCCCTCGCGGTGGCCCGGGACGTCGCCGACCGCACCGTCGAGGCCCTGTTCGCCGACGGCTGTTTCCGCGACGGACCGGCCGAGGGATCGGGGCTACTCGACCGCCCGCTCCGACCACTCGACGACAACGTCGAGATGGCCGACGCCCTGCTCGACCTGTCGATCCTGACGGGTGACGACCGGTACCGCGATGTCGCGAGCGAGGCGGTCGGCGCGTTCGCCGGTGCGTGGGATCGGTTCGGCGTCCGTGTCGCCGGCTACGGCTCCGTCGCCGCTCGCCTGTGTCGCGACCCGCTGGTGATCTCCGTTGCGACCGATCCCGGCCCCGGGAGTGACCTCCACCGCGCTGCCCTCCGTGTCGCCGACCACGAGAAGGTCGTCCGGCCCGCCGCCGAGGACGCCGATCCCGGGACCGCCGTCGTCCGCGTGGGCGAGCGCTCGCGAACCGTGACGACGCCGTCCGACCTCGTCGACTGTGTCGCCACGCTCGTCGAGTAA
- a CDS encoding FxsA family protein: MRLRWVFALLLLIPLADALLLVVVADAVGAPVTVALVVLTGLIGMLLVRAEGRHTINSLQRRLATGEVPTKELMDGGLLIAAGAFLLTPGLVTDAIGFLLGVPLTRAPIRAVLERLVVRPYLDRKSGGFVTGGVYTAGFPNDDEDVYDVDGGSYRVDDE, encoded by the coding sequence ATGCGCCTGCGCTGGGTGTTCGCGCTCCTGTTGCTCATCCCCTTGGCCGACGCCCTGTTGCTCGTCGTCGTCGCCGACGCCGTCGGCGCGCCGGTGACCGTCGCACTGGTCGTTCTCACCGGACTGATCGGTATGTTGCTGGTCCGAGCGGAGGGGCGACACACGATCAACAGCCTCCAGCGACGGCTCGCGACGGGCGAGGTGCCGACGAAGGAACTCATGGACGGTGGCCTGCTCATCGCCGCGGGTGCGTTCCTGCTCACGCCCGGCCTCGTGACCGACGCCATCGGCTTCCTGCTCGGCGTCCCGCTGACGCGGGCACCGATCCGGGCGGTTCTCGAACGACTCGTGGTGCGGCCGTACCTGGACCGCAAGAGCGGTGGCTTCGTCACCGGCGGCGTCTACACGGCCGGGTTCCCGAACGACGACGAGGACGTCTACGACGTGGACGGCGGTTCCTATCGCGTCGACGACGAGTAG